The DNA window TATAGTTATTTATCGaccaatgaaaaatagaaaatactgtactagaaatatttaaaataagTACTTTAATTTTAGAGTAGGTACAGATGATTTTTGTAAAGagcaaaatatttaaaagaataaaaccTCTTGATAATGTCAAAGATTTCAAAAAGgcactaataaaaaaaatcttgacgTGTGACTTCGCTATTGGGAAAATACATTACAGTTAAAAGGAAAATTGTTCATATGATCCTTACTTAGTACTCACAACTTCCTCATATACCTATATTTTTGTTGGTTTTGGAAGCCCACTTACAAGTCTGAAAAGGGGCAactattttatattataaaaaaataataattaccagAGTAAAAATACACTATTAAGCTCAGATCACAAAACTAAATATCTATAAATGGAACTTATAATGGTTCCAAGTATCCTTAAACTGGATAAACATATTAAAATAGTATGAAAGACAGCCCTGaattttacattttaaaaaaacTTAAATTCTAGGATGAATATGTTTGAAAAATTGCGACACTAAAGCCGTCACAATCCATAAAATCTCTGGTGAACACTTTGGTGCATTTTCTGAAAACCTAATGCCTTATATAAGTTTAGACTATTGTAACTTGTATTTTACTTAAACCACATAATAACCTTAACTAGGCTTTCCTACCATGAAATACTATGGGGTAACTGGAATGGGTTCCTGGTAGCAGCGAGGCCTTCGTGCATCGGGATCCAGGTATAAAACACCACACACAGCGGCGAAACCAAGGATGATGAAGAGGAGCTTTAACAGCCTATTTTCTCCATTATTCATTTCATGAGGGAGAACCttcaaataaagaaattaaaaagggaTTAGTAAAATACTACAATTCTTCTACAGCTTAAGAATCTGACTACAGCACAGATTATCAAGGGTTTTCAATTACAAGACATCCTGCACTAGATATAATTTTTTGTAGtctaaaatattctgttttttataTTACCGTATTACAGGTTACTAAAATTACCATTTAAATTTGATGCAAATCCTCCATCATGCACAAAAGTAGCAAATTTTAAAATGAATTTCTATTTTTCCTGGCTATACAAACCCAGCGTCATTTTAATATGAACAATGTCTTAGAGCTAGAATATCCATTGAATCATTAGCAAGGTAAATGTGGTAGTTAACAATAAGTAGAAGAAGTGAGCCACCCATGTTCCTGATTGCATCACGTCACTTTTGACCTTTACCCCAAGGACTTAGAGGGTTGGATTAGAAGGGAAGTGTAACTTTAAGAATTAGGGTTTGTATggcaaggaaaaatataaatcatgaTTAAATCTATTTCTTCCTAGGCACATAGAAAAATTTCTCCTTTAAATAGGAGACAAGCTCTTTGTGGGAGGCAGTCACTTGAAACATATTGGAAGGTTCTTTTCTTTCCTGAACATGTCATCCTTCCTGATCCTGTCTGGGAGCAGAAAGGCGAGTCCAATAACCTCTTAACAGCTCTTCCACAAAGGGATGTAGAAGCTGTTAGGGCCTCGGTCAGTACTGGCTTGAGAGAAAAACCCATCTCCCTTTTAGGGAGATTATGATGTCCAGAGGAATGTGAATGTTAAGACATTGACCCATCCTTCCGCTTGTAAGGAGGATGGAGGATTTGCTTCTTGGCAGATGTAGCCTGCCAGAAAGGTGCTCCGTTGTGTAACCGACAAGCATCAGCCACCTGTCCAGCATGTAATACTGTAGTTGTGACACCTACGTCAAGAGGAGAACAAGAAAAGGTAAAAGAGCTAGTCATTTTATCTTTCCTGTACACTTATGCCTGTGTTACCTGGGACATGATACATACTTCTCCCATAAGGAAGCTGAGAGAGTTAAACAACTAGAGCAGCAACAACACAACCCAAGAAAGGAAGTGCAAGGACCTGTGGACAACCTAAAAGTAATGAGAATTAAAGGTGGTCTGAAACCTGGCTAATGGTGTTAGTGATCAGTCCATGTGTGGTAGCTAACCTACCAACTGTGCAACTGCTGTAGATGTCACACCAGGCTCACACTCTGTTTGGTGGACCATGAGGATATCGGTTGGCAGGCAAGTTTAGCCTTATATAGTATGGACACTCCTCTTATGTTATGGCAAGAGCTGAGAAGGTAAGCGATACACTTCACTTCACCTGATCCACAGACGGTATTGGCCTCAGCCAGGACCATACAAGTTTCTGAAGAAAGGCAGCTATTGTATTGTGATCACAATCTGCTCAACTGGACGCAAAAGTACCAGTCAGAGGGTGAGACCTGCAACGTCTTCCTGAGAGCCATGAGTTTCCGATGTTCCAACAGGAATGATGGTGATTGCAATAATCAACCTTATCTGGCCTATGAATCCACCCTAAGAGGGTGAAACCTGTCACACCCTCCCAAAAGAGTAGAGTGCTTGCTAAAAGTCACAAGGAGCTTATTGTGAGGAGCCTCCTACACTCCTGCACAGTTACTCCAGCCTCTTCCTCCTCCTGAGGAGAAATGTCTGAAGAAGGAGGACGAAGAAATTGATAGAGCATGAATATGAAAGCCAAAACTACCATCTTTTTCCCTTTATCAAAGTCATTAGTATTACCATAGGTGATTAAAGACCTACTACTGAGCAGGAAAAAGTATGCTATCTCCTTAAGTTTGCTGAAACAAGAACTAGAAATCTTACTGTACGAACGGCATTCTCAAGTTATTCATCTTTTGCTAGAATGGGATGACTAGACATAGTGTCCACATGCACTACCAGTCTTTAGTCACCAAAATAATGAAGTTTTCCTCTGAAAACTGGAACAAATTCCAATTAAATGCAGTGTGAAAAGTTTCTGTTCACCCGAGAAGAGTACGGAATTGTCCTTTACAGCTTTATCAGGATTCTTGAAGAGCCAACGAGAGAGGACTGGAGAATGAGACTTTTCGGCAGAGAATTCAGGAATGTTGCATCTTTGCTCCAATGTCCAGAAATCGAACAGTCTGGTGCTTGTACATGCTCAGAGTTTATTgtaaattatagtacatttgatatATCAGAATCAGATTTTTCATTAATtgcatattttcttaatattttgttcTTATCTACTCATATTTTAGTCACACATATGTGTAATAGAATGGCTCTAAATATAAACACTATAGTGACTCCTTGCATATAAATTTGCACCAAGGTTTAAAGGTAGTACCATATTTTTACTTTGAAGATTAAATTTCAATTTTACTCCTGACATATGATTTCAAGTACAGTATTACATTTCTATATGAAGTTCTGATTATATAATACTGTACCACCATGCAGCTTTTCAAGTCCTATAGCCATATTCTGTAAGTGTGGTTACATGGATAAGATTTTGAAATCTGTAAAGGATAAATGCAAAGGTAATGTCTATCACAGGCACGACTCACCTCAAAGAAAGTAACATACAGGAATGTTCCACACGCAATCCCCTGGAGAATTCCAGAGATAGCAGCTGTTGTAAATGATTCTTGTAATTCCATAATTCCCATTCCAATGCCCACTCCTAATGGAGCTGTCACACAGAAGAACATGATTCCCAGCAACATCTGTGAAAATGTATGCCAAGTTCTATTAAATTCTTGAAATGATGATTCTATTTATTTCAATTAGTTTCTGATGGTGAATAATCTGAATgccatacataaattataaagaaGGAAAATAGATTTTTTAAGGATTCCAAAAATAGTGTAATTTTTTAACAAATATAAAGCTCCCAAAAGTcctcaaaatttaatgaaaaattctaATCTATCAGAAAGTGGTTTATTGAGAGAAAGGGGACCATTTGCAACTGGATAATAATCACTATCTATACAGTACTGTTATAGGCACCTAAAATGCAACTTGTATAGTATGTTACGAAACACTGGAGTTACttattaaatattatattcattCCTAGATCGACAAATTTTCATTTAACCTAAAGTTATGAAAAAACTATGAATTAAGATACTAAAGGATTTTTATGCTTTAGTACATttctacagttcttaaaatataaagagaaattgtTAAGTTTGCCCTTTTTCTCATCCACACACCTAATTTTCCATTTCATCCTAGATATAGACAAAAGGCATAAAATCATATGAGCAATAATGAGGTGAAGCTATAAAAAACTTAGAAACATATGTTGTTAACAGCAGAAACAAATAAAGGACAGCAAGTGTTAGTGGAATAGAACATATGTGCCCGGCATGGATAACTAGAGTATACTGTAGATAGGAATCCTTTTAAACAGGCACAGTTTAGAGAAAGTAGAACACAATTAATTCTATGACATAACAGATTTGGAGGCTGTTGCAACGGATAAATTAAAAAAGTGTGCAATCATAAAAGTAAATAATGTAATTATAGTTAATTGAAAATCAGCAAAATATATGGCAAATTTATAAGATCTTTTAGATTTAGTGCTAAGCATAGAAGCAGCAATATGTTGACTACTGGGAATGTTTAAAAATCATAGAATTGCTTGGAATTTGGTTGTCTTACTTAATGTCACTACAGAACTTTCAGTCATAATTAAgacattaaaatataaagaaactaaAGAAACTGTATCATGTATAATGAATAATTTAACTCTAATATAGTAAAATTAAGGATTTTCCTTTAAATATCTTCATTgcaatattttcattcaattatttTTGTGTCATTGTTAATTAGTTGATATTGCAGAAACTTGGACAATTAGTCTTAAAACCcagaatattttttattgaaattttaaaccATATCACAAAAGGTAAACAATACTGAAACAAATACATACCTGTGACATTGATAATTTAGACTGTACCATATTCAGTCCTAAGGAAAATGCAATGATTCCCTTATGGAAAATCACAACCAGAAATAGTGCAACCACGTCATCTATGGTTTCCTGAAGTCCAACAGCCAGCCCTTCAAAAATCTGTCATACAATACCAAGATCAACAAGATTATTAAGTCATAAATCAAAGTACAGTAACTTATGATTCAAATAATACAAATACTGTAATGTACTTAGTTAATAAGCTAGTAATGAAAACTTTGAATATTCCCATTAGCCATATCCAGTAAAGTATAAAGCACATTCCCACCTACTAGTTAATAAGCTAGTAATGAAAACTTTTAATATTCCCATTAGTCATATCCAGTAAAGTATAAAGCACATTCCCACCTACTCCTAATAGCaacacagaccaaattttcattattatgtGTCAGTTGTCATAGTTTTTACACTTATATAGGAAGATAAattatatagtatttatttataaTGAGACTTGTTATTTCAATAACCTACTTACTCAATATTCATATGCTTTAGACATAAAGGGTCAAGCTtgcaaccataaaaaaaaataaaaaataaagttaaaccACAATTTGGCTAGCCCTCCTCTTAGCCTTTTGAGAGCAACTGGATGTATTTTATGTGAGATTTTTCTAATCCCTTTGGCACCACTGAATGTAATTTACTTTCAGTAATGACCttctttttttgtatatgaatAATTTACACTATATAATCTTACATTAATATAAAGGTAATTCATACAGCTATACAATAATGAATGTTGTAAAGTCATAACGTGTATACAGTCAACCCTCCATCATTGTGGATTTCAACAGTTTATATTCCACAGTAATGAGATCAGCCTAATATTATAAATACCATAACAATTtaaataaagtttaaattttttgcaAAGTCTCGCAGTTAGGACTGCTGCACACAGCTCAACGTTGAACCACCAGGACTTCTAGTACCTGGTCTTTACGCTGTAAATCATTAATTTGATGCTGCAAAATAGATTATACCTCACTGAGATCTACAAATGGAGACCTTTGAAGTTCTAGAGTAGAATCATATGGAACACTTAGAGAAGAAACAAAGGCTTGGTCTTCCGAGTCACTGCAAGATGCTGTCTTGACTGATTTTTATATAGCTCACCTTTGGGCTTTTACTTTTGCTCTTCTATAATATTTTATGCCTCCATGACGAAGACCTTTATATTCATCATATCTTTCAGCATTAGCAGACATTTGGCCCGAACATTCGTAACAAGAGCGGGGATCTGAACTTGATGTGTAAACACAAGAACAGTACTGTATTACTATTCTCTGTGCAATATCAAAACTTAGAATCAGAAGAAAACATAACTAATAAAGACAACAAACTAATGCAGAGCGAAAATACCAAATTGAAGTAAACACAATCTAAAAACACAAGAAAACATCAATAGTAGGTACAACAAAAGCTCAAGAAGTCATGACGGGTGGCCAAAAATTAAAAGCAAGTGGGGTTTGTTGACAAAATGGACAATTCATGGCTGTAAGGAGGATAATTAAGAAGGGCTGACTGAACCCAGATTTAATTCATGTTCTTTTTTCCTGATTGTATGCTAACACCTGAAAGCATCAAGCATGTGAATTAATGAGAAGgtttaaaataatagaaattacCATAAGGTACTGTTATCATTTGTCATTTCAAAAAAATTATAGAGGGTATTAGTTATTCAAACATTAACAATAAGTCAAAAGGTTTAACTAAACCATAACTACATAAATCAGTACCTCAGTTTACAAATAGCTAAGAATACGACCAAATCGGTATACGTACAGGCATAAAACTTCAAATTGTATTACAAGCATTGTATCAGTCTGGATGCAAAAATTTCCCTCTGTATGAACATTTTTTATGGACAAGTACTAACAAGACTAGCACAAAATCAGTCAGGTGGTGCTAATAATGCGCCAAACATGCAGTTTTTACACCGCGTGTGTGTATGATTTTTATCCCATTTTGCCATTTTAACGAAAAAGCCAAAGGCAGTCGTCTCTAGACAGGTTTCTTATCCAAATTGAATGTAagagtataaaaatatgataaccAAGTGACAATAGAgattaagtgattcagttagtgatagtggATGTGGTTCAAGAGAGAAAAGAGCGAACTCCCGATGATTTACCAGAAATGGAGGGAAATTCTCCttcaaatgaataaataacttcCTAATCCTGCTCTTTTGTCTAACTCACACCAGCCAAGTCTCTCCTCAAGTGTAAAGTGCGAGTTaatgtcaatatttctttttttatttaaattattcatttttgATGTCCAGGGTTATAATTTGTTCCCTGAATTCCATAACAAACCTTTAGAAATgattgtatatgcatatttatgggCTCGTGGAATGCATCAAGTTATTTCCTtgatttcttatgggaaaattctatTTAGAATATGAGCAAATTAGGTTATGTACTCGTTCCTAAAAAGAATTAaactcgtaaaccgaggtactactgtacACTTAAcagctctcagccatgtaggcctggatcttccaacttgtggagcctagttataAGTTTGATGAATTAACCTTTCTTGGGGAtggcgaagagcacgcccaaaccatgatctaatccaaatatggcactcgagtaatctctaatgtagtttcatttgtaatcctgacctgccattcaactcccaatatttttttgagcactttcttctcaaatctacaaaatctgtttgaaatTGTTACAatgacataccatgactcatgtccatacagtaacacagatctcgctaatctgatatatggcctgattttgTGACATCAGATACTATAATTataagtgttttgaaaaatacttACAGAATGAAGAGAAAGAGCAAACAAAAGGAGAAGAGATCGAAGGGACGAGTGAGATGCAATATCATGATGGACTGAATGATCAAAAACATGGCTGTGTTGGTGCCCATCATCAGGATCACAACTGTCAGCTGCTGTTCCATAACCTCTTAATGATCCTGTCTCACTcctgaaaaaataattattcaattaaTCATAAATACAGAAATTTTTCAAAACATTCTCATTTCAATTTGTTTTATATAACATACAAAAATATTATCCAGTCTTGTATTGCCTGCTGGATGAGAATAGACTATTAAAAAATGATGTGACTACCATTTGGATACCAGAAATGGTGTATAATGAAGTGATCTACACCACAAGAAATCTTTATACTTCTTCCATTTCAGACCCTGTACTGTATGTTAttgtgtacagtacagtaattctcTTATTCAATTAAGTTCATATACTTTAGGATCTCAAAGAATTTCAATCTTATCACCCTCGTCAATTGTAACTACTGTATTACGATTAATAGAAGTCCTCAATCTATTCAATGCTGTATTGTATTACATGTTTCCTAGAACTGATACTTTAGGCAATAAATGTAACAGTTTAAAATTTAGGCTTAGACCTTTAGTTGAGCTACCTATAACCTGAGAAGTTTTAGGTCTGGAGTATTaggataataataaattattcttaCCTTAGCTCAACCAATTCAGTGTATTGGCCAAAGAGGTGGGCACTCCCCTCTGCCAGTCAATAACTACCAGCTATTGCTGGCACCTTGTTATAAGTTTTTAATAGCCAAGTTTCAGCTACGTTTGAATCAATTCTCATATTAAAGGACGGAGGTTAGTATTCGTGTAAGAACAATTGAATCATTCATCAAATAATTATACCACCAATTTATAAGAACAAAATAGAAATCACTCTTTCTAATTATTATATGTCTATGAGACTGCTTCTCCTGTGCAGTATACTGTACATGgaaaggggaagaaggtaaaccaTTGCGCAGGTATTTTCTGAACACAATACGTAACAGAGAAGGCTTGAAAGATTTCTAAGTAAACCTGAACCAAAATTGCCTTAAAAATCAACAGATATGCAATATATACCAGAAGATAACAAGATATGGTGGGGTTCCTTGACCAAATGGCGAGGGTATGATCTCATGACATCACACAATGATCCTGCAATGGGTGGCTCCCTGTGCACAAAATATAGGGTGCTGAGGGAGaacatttattctttttatattaagGTCGAGAAGCTCAGGGAATTAAGATATAAGCAATGTGATCTATAGGTGAGATTCACCAAAATGAAGAGATATAATAAAAGCTAAATTTCTGTAGTATCCAGGTGATAGTGTTTCTAATATCCTCATTTAATAAAAGGCACAACAGTTTCATGCTGATCTGTGAAACCCATGCCTTTAATAATTGTTGATAGTAATGAAGTGTTTAAAGTTTAATAATTGTTGATAGTAATGAAGTGTTTAAAGTCAGTCATGGATAGCTTAATAGTTTTATTCTCCCCCATTCACTTAGGCAATTATCTTCTTTCAGTACAGACAAAGCAAAgttaaattttattctatttcataccaatagtttttattttctttcagatgAGTTTAGTATTCAGTAGCATTTAAATACAACATATACAATAATACAAATCCATTAATGCACACACTGCACTAATGCCTTACATAATGTTGATTTTCTGGGGTCTGGAACGAATGAATTCAATTGGCATTACTCCTTATGGAAAAATTATCTCAATACTCAAAAGGCCTTAAAAAATCAAATACACGAGTTCCAAGGTACCACCGTATCAGACTGTATTTTAACAAAATGGGTAACCTCAAACGAATCACAAAGAATGCACTGGAAAATAAGGAGACATACCTCATTGATGCAGTGAGATCTGGCTGATCACTAATCCCACTAAAACTATGCTGCTGTTGTAATGTTCTCCTTCTGTCTTCTGGTTCACTCAATAAGGCTTCTGCTTCTGGAGGCCTGCAATAGTGAAAATTTCACTTTTTAATCTAGTTTGAatcaataatgatattttaattataaaataaatttttgaatatacttacccggtgaatatataatagctgcaactctgcggctcgacagaaaacacactcaaaaactagcgagcgatcgctatgaaggttgcgggtgtgcccaccagcgccactatcgaccagataccactcttgcatgtaaacaaacccttcaattcttctcgtcccgctgcgtctctattggggaggaagggagggcctttaatttatatattcaccgggtaagtatattcaaaaatttattttataattaaaatatcatttttaaatatttaacttagccggtgaatatataatagctgattcacacccaaggcggtgggtagagaccagagttaattaagtttacagcgtataagctaagagtttttgacagttatcaatataacaaaaccaaaatatataggtacctggtaaggaagttgacttagacgattactctgccttataagtctgtcttcctcacgaagcccagcgatcctcttaggatgctgaaagactcccaggagctgaagtattaagggctgcaacccatacaacaggacctcatcaaacccttaatctgggcgctctcaagaaatgactttgaccacccgccaaatcaatcaggatgcgaaaggcttcttagccttccgtacaacccaaaaaaacaatattaaaaacatttcaagagacagattaaaaaggatattggaattagggtaatgtagtggtagaaccctcacccactactgcactcgctgcaacgaatggacccagtgtgtagcagtcctcgtaaagagtctggacatcttttaagtaaaatgacgcgaacactgacttgcttctccaaaaagtcgcgtccataatactttgcagagatttattttgcttgaaggccacggaggttgctatatctctaacttcgtgcgtcttaaccttaagcaaacatcggtctttctcattcaagtgagaatgagcttctcgtattaaaaaaatctgataaaatatgacaaagcattctttgacataggcaatgaaggtttcttaactgagcaccataatgcctcagatttacctcgtaatgacttagtacgagctaaatcgaacttaagagctctaacaggacataatactctttccagttcgttgcctacgatctctgataagcaaggaatatcaaaagatttaggccaaggacgagaaggcagttcatttttggccaggaaaccaagttgaagtgaacaagtggcttttttctgtagaaaagccgatgttcttactgaaggcttgaagttcactgacccttttagccgaagccaagcacactaggaaaagtgtcttgagggtgagatccttcagggaggctgaatgtaatggctcaaacctgtctgacatgaggaaccttaggaccacgtctaagttccatccaggagttgccaaacgacgttccttagaggtctcgaaagacttaaggagatcttggagatctttattgttggaaagatctaagcctctatgtcgaaagaccgaagccaacatgctcctgtagcccttaatcgtgggagctgaaagggagtgaacctttctcagatgtaaaagaaaatctgcgatttgggctacagagg is part of the Palaemon carinicauda isolate YSFRI2023 chromosome 15, ASM3689809v2, whole genome shotgun sequence genome and encodes:
- the LOC137654468 gene encoding zinc transporter ZIP1-like codes for the protein MWDITNIKGIILVVMFFMTFICCLIPVSFVKHIRETHDSGQRSRYQVWLSLMSCSAGGVFMGTCIMDLFPDVQEQLDLLLDQSYSTNSFPVAEFIVIFGFLLVLTMEQIVLDYKETSLLSRPPEAEALLSEPEDRRRTLQQQHSFSGISDQPDLTASMRSETGSLRGYGTAADSCDPDDGHQHSHVFDHSVHHDIASHSSLRSLLLLFALSLHSIFEGLAVGLQETIDDVVALFLVVIFHKGIIAFSLGLNMVQSKLSMSQMLLGIMFFCVTAPLGVGIGMGIMELQESFTTAAISGILQGIACGTFLYVTFFEVLPHEMNNGENRLLKLLFIILGFAAVCGVLYLDPDARRPRCYQEPIPVTP